TCAGGTCTGTTCTCTGCTGGACAACATGGTAACAAGTTGTTGACAGCAACAGTTCTGGCATTATTTGTGGAAATGGACAGTGAGCATTTCTGTCCTTGGTCGCTTTCTCTGTGCTGGGGGAATTAggacctccctcccctcccaaatTAAGACAATGCGGGAGGAAAGAACACAAAACTGTTTCAATTTCCAATGTTTTCTTCAGTTAGGTGCTGTCGCTTGGCAGCGAAGAGTTTACCAccacttttttgttttccagattcaGAGGGAAAGCCATTGTCTACTTCTTAATGGAACCGTTTAGCAAACCACATCCATTACCAAGAGACTCACCCCCTTTTCCACAAGCAAGCCTACGTTTTGCCCCTGCTAAGACAATAAGAATGAATAAAATACAGGGCTTGAGGTCACAAGAGACAAACTACTGTTAACTTTCAACCAAAACGCAGTTCAAGTTCTACACGTACAACCAACAGCCAGACTAACTTTCCATTTAATCGAGTTAAATGAACCAAGTCCTAGGAACCTAGAGCCAGATCCTCAGCTACACTGAAATCAGTAAAACGCTCCTGCGTTCCAAATTTCCACTTCTAGTTCCATTTTCTGAGGGgttaaaatgcctctttttatAAAGTCTTTTCCTAGGTGTGCTCTAAATGGGGCGTTAATGAAAAAGGATCTCAAAAACAAATTTTATATTAGCAAAGATAAGGGCTAAGctctaagaaacagaaaagactgcCTGAAATTCTAAAGCAATAATGGACTGATACAACTAACGGCCGAGTTCCGATGCTCTCATCGTGTGGTCCATGTGCTAGCTGAAGTTGTTCACATCAAACCACACGGGACTGGAGCGGGCTTACCCAAGCAAAGCGGCCAGGCAAGTGAAAGCCACCAACAAGGTACTGAAGCATCGTTTGCTGCACGGCGAGCACGTGCTGCCACGCACTTGGAGGGGTTTTATGGTACCAGCCAGCACGGCGCTGAGCCGCACAGAACAGGACACTGAGCAGACAGACCTGGCTACACTGGAAATCCTTCCTGATCAAGTTTAAAAGCAGTCTCAGTTTCTTAATTTACAGGACTGAGAGGATGCTTCACTATACAAGATGCAAATCAAGTTAATTTTGCCTTTATCCTCCATATTTGCAGACTGTAAGCACAGCATTTCCTTTACTGTCTCATTAAATcaatttggttttcttcttggTGTAATTTAAGTGTTTAATATTCTGTCTTTTAAAGTACAGAAGGAGGAATATAAAAATGCCTTCAGTTTCATGTAGTGGTCATACATAGGTGCCTGAGTTAATTAGTAGTTACAGGGCACCATGGAGCCAATAAGAGcctcacagagaaaaaaaccacatcactTAGGTTATCAAAACGCCATACCTTCCCTCCTCTTTCTACAGTCTCATGAACTTTCTTCAGGAAGTCTCTTTCTCTGCAGCGTTTGGAATCTCTGATAGTTGTGGCATAGGTGGATTCACTTATTAATAAATCCGGGCGACACTTATCAATCCAGGCAGCACTAGaacaaaaggaatttaaaaaaaaaaaaaaaaaaaaagaaacaaaacaaaaccaaaacaacaatcaGGAGACGGTATCCAGCATTTCTGATCTGTGGGTCTCAAAGATGGGTGGAGAACATCACTGTCTCCATTTGCAGATAGGAAAACAGGTACACAGATGTGCGTCCGCTTGCCCAAAGTCACCGAGGAGTCCTGTGGCAGCATCAGGACTCCTCTCTTTGCAGGCCATGCTTTCTTTAAATTAATCCAGCTCACAATAAAGACTACGGGTTTTGAAAAGCAATTCTTCTCCAGTCTCTTACTTGTTTTAAATGCCTTACAATATTATTCCAAATAGCATGAATATTATAAGTCTCTTATAGAtgccagtaaaaataaaatgaatgttaaaGCTTGCAATTGGTGCTCTCCTAGAAAGTAAATACATTTAGAAGATACCATgacaataaaacatttcaaacatCTAAGCCCAATTATTACGTAGCCTTAAAAATAGATTAATACGAGTATATAGAAGATTTACATTAAGGCCTATCTGGAAGAATCAATGTAAATCTGTTCATTCTTGtaattcaaaatgcatttatctTTCCAGCAAAGACATCGTTACGTGTTCCGGTCTCCTAACAAAGAATCAATGCTGATAAGCCCCTAGTATTAACAGACGCTCTGCTAAAATCTTCCCGTCAGAAATATATACAACTCATAGAGACTCAGTTTCCTACTTACCCTAAATGTCTGTCTGGTGTCATGTTATAATCACCCTAATGGAAGAAGAGAAATGCATTAACATTCTCAAGGTAACGAGACGGGCCATTTAAAGGCGATGTAGGTATCTATAGATGGTTTTTTGCATACTCACAGTGTACACAACTGACTCGCATCCAACCTTAATCTGGAACATGGCCGCCCCTAGCACATGGCCTGCATAGTACGCCTTGATCTCCAGCTCCTCATCCACCTGCGCCAAGAGACAAACACTGCATTACTGCACACATTTCAAACAACTAAAATTGCTCTGCCTTCTACAACAATACGGCGGGTCGGACCCCAGAGTAGGCAGAAACGATCGCTTACCTGAACTGTCTGGTGAAGATGCACAGCAACCACTTTTTTCATACAGTCTTTAATCATTTGAGAAGTAAAGAAGTTTGTTTCCCCTTTCTTGTCTACAGTTATTTTCCTATAGTCCTCCAGGAGGATGGGACAGATGGCCTTGGTAGGATGCGTCATGTAAATGGGCCCGTCATAACCCACCATTTCACTGAAATACGGCAAAGCTCCACAATGGTCCAAGTGAAAGTGGCTGCAAAAAGACATAAAGGATAAATGAGATGCCGCACAGGAAATCAGCTTGCCTGCTTCTCAGATCTTGCTTCAGATTTTTAAAGCACTGCGTGGCGTAGAGGGACTAGCCAGAACATGAATGACGGACTGACAACACGTTTGGGCTGTTAGGGACAGTACACAAAGCTTTCCCGTTTCCCATCTGAGCTCTGCCAAGGAAGGAAGATTCCTCACCTGATGATCACACAGTCGAGAAAGTCAGTCAGCCTTCCGTTCTGAGTGATGTAAGAAAAGTCAGGAAAGCGTCTCTGCAAAGACACGAAGGGGCAAGAGCAGTTCATTCTCTTCCATaatccagctccagcagcagttgATACACGTGCGCAATAATCACACCTAGCTAATATTACTCCTGCATCACGTAAGATGGGTCAGGCAACGTTCAAACAAAAGGGAACAGAGCGGATCAATGAACCTGGAGCCCTGCTGGGAAAGGCCAGGTATCTCTACCCAACATTCAGGCTTCTCCACCATACTCACATCATCGTTGTAGCCCATGTGCATCCCACAGTCAAGCATTACGTTTTTCCCGGCAATAGACACAAGGATACAGCTGCGCCCCACATCCTGGCCAGCTCCTGGATGGAAGCAAAGACAGACAAGTAAGACGTCTCTGGGAATGCTTACAATCACTTAAAAAGAGAAACGTTTAAAGGTCTGCACAAACTGCCTAACCCTTCTCTGATGCAGGGGAAGACTATATCCTTTCTTCCAAGCCAGCAAATCTGTCCGAAAGGAGGTAAATACGAACTGTTTTACCCCATTCCCTGAGTTATGAGGAGGCCTTCCAGCTGCAGTTGCAAAACTGCAGTAAATACAGCGCTGCATCCAAACCCATAAGCAGTTCAGGGCACATTTGTTCTCTGCCCGCTGCTGTGCAATCGCAGCTACACGGTTTCAAGTAAGAGCAAAATGATCTCTTATCTGGAAAGGATAAGAGACGTCTGTCACGGAACTCAGAGTTCCGAGGGCTCTGCACCTCCCCAGGCACGCTGCCTCCCGGTGAAAGCCCAGACCTTCATTAAGCTCTAGTGAAGTCAATTCCAAGCCAGAAAACTATCCATCAGGATAAAGCAGTTCTTCTGCTTGGCACATCCTCTGCCCTCTCAGTACAGAAACGCACCTCAAAACTTTCTGTgcaacccattaaaaaaaaaaaaagaaaaatttgcttcCTGCGAATCTTTAGCACTGCTAAGTGAACTGATACTCCGACTACACTGTCCAATACTACAACACCTTTACCAGTATGTATTAACGAATCCTGTAATCAAAATAGAGTTGTCAGACCTTCGGAGTCTTACTTGCTTGAAAGACAAAAGGACAGTGACACGCTGACAACAACCAGGTGTGACACGTATTGCAGTACAACACTGTGAGCAGTTTTTGTGGCACGGAAAGGCAGGTATGTCTCCAGCAGCCTAACGCGTATTACTTGGAATTCTAAATTACAAAGTTTTTCCCCGTTTCTATTTCAGGATGATTTTAAATTGGACTTACCCAAGGGAGTGACttttatttcaggcattttaaCAAACTCTAAAGCTCAAACTGCGtgacaaattatttcagaaacagCCTAACGGGGTCCTCAAAACCACGAGAAGATTTAGCCGGTTTTACAGCTGCCatctcaattattttttcagcatCGGGCAGACGACTTAAGCAAAGCCCCAACTTCTTCCTAGAGGGAAGACAGCGAGAAAACACCGGTCAGATCCACGCGTGGGTGATTAACAACAACTAGAAACTCGGGCTTCCACGATCCCCACCACCGCCACGACCCAGCAAAGGCGGccggggagagggaagggctcCCGGCTCGTAGTGTTTATTCACACCGCACACCGATCGCCAGCCGCAACCCCGCCGCCCTGCTGAGGTAAAACCTGCCCGaggcgccgccgctcccggccccgccgctcccaaCGGCCCGCAGGGACGACACCCCACAGACACCCCCGCAGCGCGACCCGCGGCCTCCTCAAGGCCcgcccgacacccccccccctcaccgcGGCCTCCTCAAGGCCCGctcgacaccccccccccctcaccgcgGCCTCCTCAAGGCCcgcccgacacccccccccctcaccgcggaccgcccggccccgccgtcccGGGCCTGCTCTCGGCCGCCGCTGCGCAGGCGCGTCCGCCCCGCCGGGCGGGGACCGATGGGGCAGCGGCGGTAatggcggtggcggcgggcgcCTTCAGCCTGCGGGAGGTCCTCGCCGCCTTCCAGACGTGCGTGACGGAGCGgcgggaggtgctgctgggcccCTACCTCCGCGGATGGCGGGGGCTCATCCGGTGAGTGcccgcggcggccgcccccggcccgcgcccGCTAACGCCGGCCTGTCTCACCCCCGTTCCCCCCTCAGGTTCCTGCACAGCCTGGGCGCCATCTTCTCCTTCGTCTCCAAGGACGCGGTGGCCAAGGTGCAGATCATGGAGAACTACTGCGGCGGCGAGCAGCGGGAAAAGTACGTGTCGCTGCAGTCCATGGTGGAGTACGAGCTGGCCAGCGGGCTGGTGGATCTCCAGAAGCGATCAGGACGGCCCGACTCCGGCTGCCGCACTGTCCTGCGTCTCCACAGGGCCCTGCGCTGGCTGCAGCTCTTCCTGGAGGGGCTGAGGACGGGCCAGGAGGACTCCCGCACCTCCGTCATCTGCACGGACTCCTACAACGCTTCCCTTGCCGCCTACCACCCCTGGGTGATTCGCAAGGCGGCCACGGTGGCCTTCTGCGCTCTGCCGTCCCGCAACGCCTTCCTGGAGATCATGAACGTGGGCACGGCCGAGGAGGCTGTGGCCATGCTGGGTGAGGCCTTGCCCTATATCTGCGATGTGTACGGCATCACCCAGGAGCTCTTTGCCCAGCATAAGCTGCTTGACCTTCCTTGAGGGGAGGGATGTTCCAAGAGCCGTGCCACATTCTGACAGAAGTTGGATGAAAGGGGGAAACGGGGCATGTTTTCACAGACGCACGAGGGTCCGGTTCTCCGTCCGTGGTcgctctccctttccttttccagcacGGAGCTGCCAAGTCGCAAAGCTAAGAAAAAATTCACTTTATAAGAGAaaattgcaccttttttttttatatatgtacatatatctGTCTCTGTGTGTGGAGCCTCAGCtctacagtaagaaaaaaaacagtagtaCTGTGCTAAAGGGATTTCTTTTCCTGGATTCACCTTCAACTCTCCAGCTAGACTGGGAGTgggaggttttgttttctttttgaagccaAACTCTGCAACTTCAGCAGCTTCCGTGGATGTACACCAATAGGCAGGACCTCGTGTGACAGCACAACTTTCAGATGTGGTGTCTGAGCACATTAACACGACATGCAAGCTCACTTTGCCACTTTTGTTTACAAGCTGTTCCTTTGAACAGGGGGGGCGGTTGCCCTCCGTTATGCTTTAACCATGACAATACAATCATGAGTAACGCGTGTCTGAAGGGAAGCTTTTTTCCTTGTGGTCACAGACTCATTTGATTATTGCTGCTAATTCTGTGTCCATGAGAATTaaaggaaagggtggtgttacAGTAAGAGACCATTCTTCCTTTGTGCTCGGATCCATTAAGCAGGACCTTCCTTCTGTGCAGCTTCCCCTGTCCATTAATCTACGCTTTATGCATCTGGGGATGCGGAATAACTTTTAGTATGTACTGCACAATACCGTATATCGGCTGGAGACTGGACCTTACCTGTGGTCTCATgattatgtttgggtttttttttaatgaatgtgtCAAATGCCTACAAAAATGACTTCTCTGGGGAGAAATCTGAACTTGTACTGTACGTCACTACTTTGTGAGGCTTACGGCTTCCATTGCAAATCACTGTATATAATAGCcggtgtgtgtatgtatacatatacgcACACACCTAAGTATGTAAAACAAGAGTTTACTTagctttttgaaagctgaaaaaacacTATATTGTTAGTTCAGGATGACGTGAATatttgggggagaagggagaaccCCACAGGCTGGGACATGTTTTGATGTATCTCAGATAGAAGGCATTTTGGCCTAATGTAACACTGAACAATTCAGGAAGTCACTATTACCTCATGGAGATTAAACAAACTGGACATTAAATTATGTgaataaaatgcttctgaagagTATCCTTCATAGgaatgcttgctttctttgtgGTGCTTGCTGGAAGGAACATGACTGCATTATCCATTATTATGTCGTGTCCTTCACTAGCAGAGTCTGTTTCGTTTCCTCAGGGATCAGGTGTGCAACCAACGGGCAGGAGTCACCCAGATGGAGTTGCACACTGAGCTCCTGTTCTGATCAGTCACATCAGTCAACAGTATCTTTTGCCTGAAGATaggaaatgttaattttcttcacattcTAAAAGGAGTTTTAGTTGCTATGCTGTGAAAACACAAATATAATTCCCTTTCTGCTGATGCCACCTTACAGTGATTACATAGTTCCATAGGATAAATCCATATATTAAAAAGGAGCAGCGTCATGCTGCGGAATACCTCTGCTGTCCGATACAGATATAGCTGGTATTTCATCTGTGTAGTGTATTAAATACCTTGAACTATGTCAAGTAATGTGTaacaagtgaaaaaatattttagatctCTTGGGAGTTTAATGCAGAAATGGGAGTTTGACCACATGGGAAAATCACTTTTTCTCCCTTATCACGTTCATTCTCAACTATTCTTCTTATGAGATAAACATTaatgttgaaaattaatttgatttttgccATTAAAGAATCAAACTTTCCCcgtagggaaaaaacccactgtgcTGTAAGTTTATAACCAATCATTTTGTGCAAAGTAGGCTTCAAGTGAAACACCGTTTTCCATCAGTCTGCATGCTCTCATTTAAACAAGGTGTGGCctaatgataattttattttcccgGTGTCTTGCTCTGTCTCCAAATGATGGGAACCTTTTTAACAGCCCCACTTAGTTACCAGTGAGTAAAACtaaggtcctgcacttggcttCGGGCGAGTTCAGAGTCTGTCAGCTCTCACTCATGGGGCCAAACTCAGAAGAGTAAAACCTTCCCTTGCAGTGCCTGGTGCATTTGAAAGCTGCAACAACATACGGCTTCACTAGAGGGAGTTTGAATATTTAGCACGAAAGTCCATCACAATCTCCTACGCCACTTGGTTTCACGCGGAAGTATGGATGGGAGGAAATAATTGCCCACGTGTGACTTCTACACCATTCAAACAGGTTTTGCCCCCCACACTCTTTGTGCAGTTGAATTTGCACtcagaactttttaaaagaagttataTAGTTAAAGCTAAcacttaaatatttcattaagggGAAGGTATCCTTAAAAGGATGTCAGTATAAACATACCTATAGAAATCTACAACTGTTGTTTGCCTGAAGTACTCATAGACTTAACTTTCTATAGCGTACCTGCGCCTCTTCATACCTGGAAGAATGTTCTAGCCTTGTAGCAAAAGTGGTATATCACTTTGGCAGGTTTTGTGATACAGTATGAATACATACTAAGGCCATAAAAGGCAGTAAACAGAACTTCCCAATTCAGAGCTACCCTGTTTTCTAAAATTCAAACCcgacagaaaaaaatgcaaaccatgGCGCAACCTAAATTACTACGCTGTGGAGCTTGGACCTAAACCAAAGTTTTAAAACTGAAGTTAACGTTCATAACTCAGAGTGAGAAAAATTTAGATCAGCCCATAACAACTTCCTAAGAATAGCATAGCGGAGTGTTAGCTCACCAACTGTGCAACCTAGGAATGGCCTGCTCCAGCCGTCTTCTCGCGATGCGCTGGCAGAGATTTGGTTATCTCCACGATGAGATaacctt
The Rissa tridactyla isolate bRisTri1 chromosome 16, bRisTri1.patW.cur.20221130, whole genome shotgun sequence genome window above contains:
- the CPTP gene encoding ceramide-1-phosphate transfer protein translates to MAVAAGAFSLREVLAAFQTCVTERREVLLGPYLRGWRGLIRFLHSLGAIFSFVSKDAVAKVQIMENYCGGEQREKYVSLQSMVEYELASGLVDLQKRSGRPDSGCRTVLRLHRALRWLQLFLEGLRTGQEDSRTSVICTDSYNASLAAYHPWVIRKAATVAFCALPSRNAFLEIMNVGTAEEAVAMLGEALPYICDVYGITQELFAQHKLLDLP